TCGTCGGTCACGTCGAACGCAGTCACCTGTCGGACGCGCTCGAACGTGACGAGCAGTTCTTCGTCGGGCGAGTCGCGCACGCTCTCGATTTCGAGGTCCTCCGCGGCCAGTCGGGCCTCGTGGGTACAACCCGGCGGTTGCCAGTTCACCGGTTGCTGGCCCTCCTCGGTGTGGACGAGGATGGTCCCGTCGGGCTTGAGGACGACCAGTCGGTCGCCCGGGCCGAGGTGGCTCGACGCGCGACCCTCGTACGCGACCGTACAGCGGCCGAAGACGGTTATCATGTCGCCGCGGTCGATGGCTTGGGCGAGCCACTCGCGGGCCGTCTCGGGGTCGGGACGCTGGAGCGACCTGTCGCGTTCCTCTTGAGTGGTCACTGTCTGGGGGTATGCGACGCGACTACAAAAACGCGTCACCTCGCGCGGTTACCGCTCTCAGAGTACCTCCCGTTCACTGGCCCACGAGGCGATTCGCGTGACGAGATACTCTCTGGCGTCGTCGGGCGCGAACAGTCCCCTATCGACCAGTTCGGCGACCGTCGCCTTCGTCCCACGGAACCATCCCCGAAAGTAGTCGTCCGGCGGTTCGGCTTCCACGGCGACGCCGTTGCCGACCGTCTCGCTCCGCTCGACGGTCTCACATTCTGCTTCCAGACCGAACCAGCAGACGTGGAACGGCGTGACTTCGTAGTTTCTCGCGACTCGGTAGAAGGCCTCGTGGTGGAGGAAGTCGAGATGGTCGGCGACGATTTCTGTGAGTTCGAGGTCCGTCGCGAGCGGTTCGAAATCGACGGTGCCTGCAACGCGGTCGGCAAACGGGTCGTCAACGGTGATTGCGTCGGCGAGCGCGAAGTTCGCACCGCCCCAGTGAGAGCGGTGGAGGTCGTAGTTCCCGTCGGCACGTTCGTACGCGAGGAGTGCGCGGTGTCCCATCCCGGCGAGTTGGTCGCGCGTTCCGATATAAAATTCAGGACGAAGAGCGAGAGCGTGACCCCCGACAAGACTAACGAACTGCCCGCCTTCTTTAGGGGGCGATGACCGCACTCCGCGTCGCGCTCGCACAACTGAACTACACCGTCGGAGACGTAGACGGCAACCGCGAGAAGGTAGCAGGCGCAGTCGAGCGCGCCCGCAAAGCAGACGCCGACCTGCTTGTCTGCTCGGAACTCGCACTGCTTGGCTACCCGCCCCGCGACCTCGTGGAACGCGAAGATTTCGTCGCGGCACAGATGGACGCCCTCGACAGCGTCGCAACCCTCACGGACGACGACCTCGCCCTCCTCGTCGGCTTCGCCGACCCCAATCCCGACGCGACCGGGCGACCACTCTACAACGCCGCGGCGTTCTGCACTGGCGGCGAACTCAGAGGAACCACCCACAAACGCCTGCTGCCGACCTACGACGTGTTCGAAGAGGACCGCTACTTCGAACGCGGCGAATCGATCGTGACCCACGGCCTGAACGGAACCACGCTCGGCGTCCACGTCTGCGAAGACGCGTGGAACGAACCGGACGTGTGGGAGCGCCCGCGCTACGAACAGGACCCAATCGAAGACCTCGCGGACGCCGGGGCAGACCTGCTGGTCAACCTCTCGGCGAGTCCATTCTACGTCGGGAAGCGAGCGTTCCGCGAGCGACTGATGGCGGGCCACGCCACCGACCACGGACTTCCGCTGGTGTTCGTCAATCAGGTCGGCGCGAACGACGAAGTCGTCTTCGACGGCCGGTCGTTCGTGGTCGATTCGGACGGAGCGTTCGGGTGCCGACTCGCGGCGTTCGAGGAGGAGTTCGCAGTCTGCGAGATTGGCGAGGTCCGAGTGAACGAAGTGAACGAGGACCTCGAAGCGGAGCGGCGAAGCCGCGGAGCAGGCGAGTTAGCGCGAGCGAGCGGAGTGAGCGAACGACCGGAGGCCATCGGCGCGGCGTTCGACGACACCGAACTGGTCCGACGCGCGATTCGACTCGGTATCCGCGACTACGTCCACAAATCCGGGTTCGAAGGCGTCGTCCTCGGCCTCTCGGGCGGCGTCGATTCGTCGGTGACGGCCGCCCTCGCCGCGGAGTCACTCGGCCCCGAGAACGTCCTCGGCGTGGCGATGGCGACGCGCTACACCAGCGACGCGAGCGAGAAAGACGCCGCCACGCTCGCCGACAATCTGGGCATCGAGTTCCGCGAGATTCCAATCGAGGAGACCTTCGAAAGCTTCACGGCGCAGTTCGACTCGCTCGGAAGCGTCGCCAAAGAGAACCTGCAAGCCCGAATTCGCGGGACGACGCTGATGGCACTCGCAAACGACTCGGGGCGACTCGTGCTGGCGACCGGCAACAAGAGCGAGTTGGCGACGGGGTACTGCACGCTGTACGGCGACATGGTCGGCGCGCTCGCACCGCTGGCCGACTGCCGGAAAGCGACGGTGTACGCGCTGGCGCGACGAGTGAACGAGAGTAGTGAGGGCCGAGTCATTCCCGAGCGCGTGCTGAATCGCCCCCCGTCAGCCGAATTAGCCCCCGACCAGACCGATCAGGACACCCTCCCACCGTACGAGACACTGGACGAGATTCTGCGACTCTACGTCGCGGAGGGTGCGACGAGCGAGGCGGTCGTCGCGGCAGGCCACGACCCCGCCGTCGTTCGAGAAGTGCTGTCGATGCTCCACAGTTCGGAGTTCAAGCGCTGGCAGGCCGCTCCGGTGCTGAAAGTCACCGCGAAGGCGTTCGGCGTCGGGTGGCGGTATCCGCTCGCCGCGAGCTACGAGACGGTGATAAACTGAATTACGCGATAGCAAATGGATGTCGAGTGAGCCAGCGACAGCTATCTGGAACAGTCCGCGACGTCCGCGACGCGTC
The sequence above is a segment of the Halorussus halophilus genome. Coding sequences within it:
- the nucS gene encoding endonuclease NucS — encoded protein: MTTQEERDRSLQRPDPETAREWLAQAIDRGDMITVFGRCTVAYEGRASSHLGPGDRLVVLKPDGTILVHTEEGQQPVNWQPPGCTHEARLAAEDLEIESVRDSPDEELLVTFERVRQVTAFDVTDDHELTLSGSEEDLRRRILDDPDLVEAGFVPLATERETPAGAVDIYGEDRDGATVVVELKRKRVGPDAVGQLARYVEALKRDLHADADVRGILVSPSVTDRARELLAKKGLEYVALTPP
- a CDS encoding NAD+ synthase, producing MTALRVALAQLNYTVGDVDGNREKVAGAVERARKADADLLVCSELALLGYPPRDLVEREDFVAAQMDALDSVATLTDDDLALLVGFADPNPDATGRPLYNAAAFCTGGELRGTTHKRLLPTYDVFEEDRYFERGESIVTHGLNGTTLGVHVCEDAWNEPDVWERPRYEQDPIEDLADAGADLLVNLSASPFYVGKRAFRERLMAGHATDHGLPLVFVNQVGANDEVVFDGRSFVVDSDGAFGCRLAAFEEEFAVCEIGEVRVNEVNEDLEAERRSRGAGELARASGVSERPEAIGAAFDDTELVRRAIRLGIRDYVHKSGFEGVVLGLSGGVDSSVTAALAAESLGPENVLGVAMATRYTSDASEKDAATLADNLGIEFREIPIEETFESFTAQFDSLGSVAKENLQARIRGTTLMALANDSGRLVLATGNKSELATGYCTLYGDMVGALAPLADCRKATVYALARRVNESSEGRVIPERVLNRPPSAELAPDQTDQDTLPPYETLDEILRLYVAEGATSEAVVAAGHDPAVVREVLSMLHSSEFKRWQAAPVLKVTAKAFGVGWRYPLAASYETVIN
- a CDS encoding DUF6735 family protein, which codes for MGHRALLAYERADGNYDLHRSHWGGANFALADAITVDDPFADRVAGTVDFEPLATDLELTEIVADHLDFLHHEAFYRVARNYEVTPFHVCWFGLEAECETVERSETVGNGVAVEAEPPDDYFRGWFRGTKATVAELVDRGLFAPDDAREYLVTRIASWASEREVL